Proteins encoded within one genomic window of Lampris incognitus isolate fLamInc1 chromosome 19, fLamInc1.hap2, whole genome shotgun sequence:
- the pomp gene encoding proteasome maturation protein, with protein sequence MNTRGFRSQLKDSVPVAGLCPQGAYGVQDTLRSGFTSVKNELLPSHPLELSEKNFQLNRDKMDFSSLRNIQGLHAPLKLQMEYKAARQIQRLPFLQSSHLALDTLRGNDECIGFEDILNDPAQTEVMGEPHMMVEHKLGLL encoded by the exons AATACTCGAGGATTTCGCTCCCAGCTGAAAGACAGCGTACCGGTGGCGGGCTTGTGCCCACAGGGGGCTTACGGTGTCCAGGACACTCTCCGTAGCGG CTTTACCAGTGTTAAGAATGAGCTCCTTCCAAGTCATCCACTGGAGCTGTCGGAAAAAAAT TTCCAGCTAAACCGGGATAAGATGGACTTCTCCTCACTTAGAAACATCCAGGGGCTCCACGCTCCACTCAAACTCCAGATGGAGTATAAGGCAGCAAGACAG ATCCAGCGTCTGCCGTTCTTGCAGAGCTCCCACCTGGCCTTGGACACGCTCCGAGGGAACGATGAGTGCATTGGCTTTGAGGACATCCTTAATG ATCCCGCACAGACCGAGGTGATGGGCGAACCGCACATGATGGTGGAGCACAAACTGGGACTACTGTAA